In one Conger conger chromosome 5, fConCon1.1, whole genome shotgun sequence genomic region, the following are encoded:
- the LOC133129070 gene encoding homeobox protein SIX4-like — protein MNKRGNAEKQDSVTLLELKSIGSPLARAFPDPAAHGVYLKFQQSTCSLAFSPEQVSCMSEALQQGGNVDRLASFLCSLPQTNLLRRDESLLKAQAAVAFHQSRYQDLYSILEHHSFSPSSHSLLQDMWYRARYIEAEKARGRPLGAVDKYRLRRKYPLPRTIWDGEETVYCFKEKSRNALKDLYKRNKYPSPVEKRNLVKITGLSLMQISNWFKNKRQRDKNPQETKSKSSESDGTYSSEDESSKGDFSPHPVTNRSDETVTRVGGPDCGLVLQQTGGMGSPYGSGGAPASTFTSSSSYTQLLGSL, from the exons atgaataaacGTGGTAACGCAGAGAAACAGGACAGCGTCACGTTGCTAGAACTGAAGTCCATAGGGAGTCCTCTGGCACGCGCGTTTCCAGATCCAGCTGCGCACGGTGTGTATTTAAAATTTCAGCAGAGCACCTGCTCGCTTGCTTTTTCTCCAGAACAAGTATCGTGTATGTCCGAGGCACTACAACAGGGAGGCAACGTGGATCGCTTGGCCAGTTTTTTGTGTTCCTTACCACAAACCAACTTGTTAAGGCGCGACGAAAGCTTGCTAAAAGCTCAGGCTGCTGTTGCTTTCCACCAGTCTCGGTACCAGGACCTTTATTCTATTCTCGAGCATCACAGCTTTAGTCCGTCAAGTCATTCATTGTTGCAGGATATGTGGTACAGGGCGCGATATATCGAGGCGGAGAAGGCTCGGGGGAGACCCCTTGGCGCCGTGGATAAATACCGCTTGAGGAGGAAATATCCGCTTCCCCGAACTATCTGGGATGGAGAAGAGACTGTATACTGCTTCAAAGAAAAGTCACGAAATGCACTGAAGGATTTATACAAGCGTAATAAGTACCCCTCTCCTGTCGAAAAGAGAAACCTGGTTAAAATCACAGGACTTTCATTGATGCAGATCAGCAactggtttaaaaataaaagacagaggGATAAAAACCCACAAGAGACCAAGTCAAAGAG CAGTGAATCAGATGGAACCTACAGTTCGGAGGATGAGTCCAGCAAGGGCGATTTCTCTCCCCACCCTGTGACCAATCGCTCAGACGAGACGGTTACCCGGGTGGGTGGCCCAGACTGTGGGCTAGTCCTCCAGCAGACTGGGGGCATGGGGTCACCCTACGGTTCTGGGGGAGCACCAGCCAGCACCTTCACGAGCAGCAGTTcctacactcagctattgggcagcctgtag
- the LOC133128643 gene encoding homeobox protein six1b-like, with product MSMLPSFGFTQEQVACVCEVLQQGGNLERLGRFLWSLPACDHLHKNESVLKAKSVVAFHRGNFRELYKILESHQFSPNNHPKLQQLWLKAHYVEAEKLRGRPLGAVGKYRVRRKFPLPRTIWDGEETSYCFKEKSRGVLREWYTHNPYPSPREKRELAEGTGLTTTQVSNWFKNRRQRDRAAEAKERENSENNNGGNNKQNQLSPLDGGKSLMSSTEDEYSPPPSPDQNTMLLLQGSMNHSTGLSYPLTSISAVQSVHNIQGHPHQLQDSLLGPLTSSLVDLGS from the exons ATGTCAATGTTGCCGTCTTTCGGGTTTACCCAAGAGCAAGTTGCATGCGTATGCGAGGTTTTACAGCAAGGAGGGAACCTGGAGAGGCTCGGCCGATTCCTCTGGTCTCTCCCTGCCTGCGACCACCTCCACAAGAATGAAAGCGTCCTCAAAGCTAAGTCTGTGGTCGCTTTTCACCGAGGCAACTTCAGGGAGCTCTACAAAATACTGGAGAGCCACCAGTTCTCCCCGAACAATCATCCCAAACTCCAGCAACTGTGGCTGAAGGCGCACTACGTGGAGGCAGAGAAGTTACGGGGCAGACCGCTCGGCGCAGTGGGGAAGTACAGGGTTCGGAGGAAATTCCCTTTACCCCGCACCATCTGGGACGGCGAAGAGACCAGCTACTGTTTTAAGGAGAAGTCAAGAGGCGTTCTGCGCGAATGGTACACCCATAATCCTTATCCGTCCCCGCGTGAGAAAAGAGAGCTGGCTGAAGGCACTGGACTGACAACGACGCAAGTCAGCAACTGGTTTAAAAACAGAAGGCAGAGAGACCGAGCTGCTGAAGCAAAAGAAAG AGAAAACAGCGAAAACAATAATGGtggaaacaacaaacaaaaccagcTGTCTCCCCTGGACGGTGGAAAATCCCTTATGTCCAGCACCGAGGACGAGTACTCTCCACCACCGAGTCCTGACCAGAACACCATGCTACTACTGCAAGGGAGCATGAATCACTCCACCGGCTTATCTTACCCACTGACGAGCATTAGTGCCGTACAATCGGTACATAACATACAGGGACACCCGCACCAACTGCAGGACTCCTTGTTGGGACCCCTAACTTCCAGCCTTGTGGATCTCGGTTCCTAa